The Lipingzhangella halophila genome segment CGTTCTCCAGGTCCACGTCCTCGATCTCGTCGGTCGGAACGTCGAGTTCCTCGGCCTCCGATTCGAGCCAGTCCTCTTTGGAACGTCGAAGGTAGTTCCCCACCTGGCCGCACACCTCGTCGACGTCATCCACAGTCCCGGTCATGTGAATCCGGTAGCGCGGTTTGTCGAACCGGTTGCGGTCGACGCTGATCTCCAGCTCCTCGGGATTTTCGGGAAGCTGTATGTCGCTGAACTCAGTGAACGCCTCTGGGGTCTCCTCGGGAAGGGGTTCCTTTTCCTCTTCTCCGACCCTGTCTACCTCCGGACTGCATCCGAAAAGGAGCGCGGTCACCGCGAGAGCCCCCAAGGCCAGGGGTGCTTTCCGGGTCATTCAGCCGTCCTCTCGTAGCCTGGGGCCCGGAGCGCCTGTGCGCCAGGTATTCCCGGACAGCCTCGCACGGCGGAGCGGCTGCGTCGGCGGTGTCGTACTCCGCGATTCTCCCGCTGGTCTCGCGGAAAGCGGTCCTGTTTTCGCTGTGGAAGGGCTGTTCTCGCACACAAGATCGGTAGGGGGTGGGAACCGCTCAGTGGACACCGAGAATGTCGATCACGTAGATCAGTGATTCGTTGGGGGAGATCCCGACATCGGGGTTGCCCTCGGGTCCGTAGCCCTCCTCGGGAGGCACCAGGAGCAGCAGCCGGCTGCCAACGGTGTGACCGGGAAGCGCGGTATCCCAGGCATCGATCATGGCGTCCTGCCCCAGTGGCAGGGCGATCGGTGGTTGCCCGCCCTGCCATGTGGTGTCGAAGACCGTTCCGTCCTCCCAGGTGAGTCCTCTGAACTGCACTACGAGCTGGCCCTGCTCCGGTATTTCCGGTCCATCTCCCTTGACCAGTGGCAGGGCGCGGGTCTGCTCGGGAGGTTGGGCGCCGTCCTGCGGTGCCGGGCTGCTGGGATCGCTGAGGTCGACGCCGTTGTCGAGCGCCAGGTCTTCGTCGGGAGTCCCGGAGACCTCGGCGTCGCTGGGGTAGGCGTCCACGATGTCCATGACGGAGATCAGGGCGGAGTTGGACGTTCCGTCCCCGCCACGGCCGTCCGTTTCCCCGGCGGGCAGGACGTTGACGACCCGGCTGCCGACACGGAGTCCGTCCGGGCCGTCGTCCTCCGGGAAGAGTTCCGTGAACTCGGAGTGTGTGAGCAGGGTTTCGCTGTCCTGCTCGAAGGAGGAAGCGATGGGGTCTTCCAGCTCACCGGACTCAGCGACGGGGTGAGTCAGCAGTTGGACGGCGATCAGCGACCCCTCGTCTATTTTGGGGCCGTCGCCGTCGATGGCGACCTCGTGCGCGGCTTCGTCCGGGGTGGTTGACGGCGCCTCGATGGTCGGGGGGTCGCCGAACTCGCCGCTCACCTGCGGAACATCGGGCGAGCAGGACACGACCAGGGGAAGGGCTGTGATTCCTGCGAGGAGGGTGCGTCTCATCATGTCTGGAAGGGTTCGGCGTGCAGATACAGAGTGGCGGTGCCGTTGTCGTCCTCGCCGGGCTTGAGCACCAGTGCATTGACATCGGCCCCGCTGGACTGGATCACCGCATCACAGCCGTAGACGTAGTCCAGGTCCACGTCCTCGATCTCGTCGCTCGGGACATCGAGTTCCTCGGCTTCCGCGTCGACAGTCTCCTCGTTGACGTGTGGCAGGTAGTTCCCCACCTGCCCGCACACCTCGTCGACGTCGTCCAGGGTCCCGGTCATGTGAATCCGGTAGCGCGGTTTGTCGAACTCATTTCGGTCGACGCTGATCTCCAGCTTCTCGGGATTTTCGGGAAGCTGTATGTCGCTGAATTCCGTGAACGCCTCTGGGGTCTCCTCGGGAAGGGGTTCCTTTTCCTCTTCTTCGTTCCTATCGCTCGCCGGACTGCATCCGAAAAGGAGTGCGATCGCTGCGAGAGCTCCCAGGGTTAGGGGTGTTTTCCGGTTCATTCGACCGTCCCCTCTCGTGTCTCCGTATCGGAGCTCCCGTGCAACAGGTATTCCCGGGCAAGCCCCGCACGGTGCAGGGCCCCGAGGGTATCGTCCTCGATTTTGAAGGGGCCGACATTTGCAGCTTTATCGGCGTCCCAGTTGTAGGTGTCTCGGATGTTCGTCGTGGTTTCCATCTCGTATCGGTACTCGCCGTCGGGGTCGTCGGGCGGATAGACGGTCACCTGCCCGGTGATGTTGTACATGATCCCACCCAGGGCTCGGTACCAGTCCGAGCTCTTGCCGTCTCCGATAGAATAACCTGACCACGGAGTGCTGATCGGATAGGTCGTCGGCTCGTCTATCTCGGCGTCCTGAGCCTCGTTGACTGCGTCGGTGATGACGCGCTCATTTCTTTCGTCCACCGTGCTCGCGAAATCTGGAACGTCCTCGAAAATCTGCTCGACATCCTGTTCCAGGGGTTCGCCGCTGTTGCCGAGGTAGTGTAGGAGATTACGCGAGGCGTTCGGCATCGAACCGGACACTGCGTGGGCCCCGGCCTCGGCGGCCAACCGGACGTGGGTCTGCCGGGCCACGTTCGTCTTACTGTTCTCCGATCCCCACTCGCCGGAACCCTCGTCCACAGGCTCAAAGGGTGGTGGCTCGGGCACATCGACGGATTCTCCGGATTCAGGGTCGCCAAGCCCCTCTTCCGAAGGCGCGGGCGTGCCACAGCTCTCCAGACCGGGTCCCTCCGAAGCATCTCCCCTGCTGGCGGCGTCTCTACCAGTATCCTGACGGTCGTGATCGGTGCCGGGACCGCCGGGTTCGCATTCCTGCGACTCATCGGCGTTGCCGCCGTGGGCCGCGGGCACCACGTTCGCATAGGTCGCATTGTCCAGCACCCCGTCCCCTACTTGGGGTTGGGCCTGAACATCCTGAGGCAGGTCCGGTTGGGACGGCTGCTCTGGCTGCTCCGGCAGATCCGGCTGCTCGGGGGGATGGTGCGTCTGCGGATCAGGATCGGTGGCCGGGTCGGGTTCCTCGCTCGCGGTGGTGGGATCGGAACACTCCTGTTCACCCTTGACGGAACATAGGGCGCCGCGGATCAGGTCGGTGACGCTGGTGCCGATGTCTGAGGTGATTACCGTCGTGCTGATCGCTGCCACCAGGAGGATTACCGCAGCATATTCGGTCAGCGACGCGCCACGGTCCACGGTGTTTCCTTTTTCAGTCAATGAGAGCAGGGGGAGAGTTGGGGATGCGGACTGGGGTGCGCGATGGTCAGGAGCGGCCGCACCAGAAAAATGCGTGTACGAGGGAGCATCCTACAAAGATGGACTCGTTTTCCTGACCATGGCGATGGTGGTTGAAAGGTCATGCAAATAGCGGGGTGAGTGACTAATAGCTGTTTAGAACGTAACGTGGCTAAACGACTGCCTCAAGTGAGGGGCCGAGTCCGGTCAAAAGCGAACCAGAGTCGGGGTGGCTGCATCGGCGGCGTCGTATTACGCGAATTTCCCGCTGGGATTGCCGAAAGTGGCCCTATTTTCGCTGTTGAAGGGCTGTTCTCCGCAGGATCGGCGGGGTTGCGGGCCTACGGGCGTCGCGGCCGATCAGGACTCTAGTGGCGCCACGGCCACGGACACGCATCGCTGACGAGCAACGCGTGTCCGAAGGAGAGCGGTCGTAGGCTTGCTGCGTCCGGTTTTTCCCCACGTTCCAGGACCTCTGGGTTCCGCTCCGTTACGGGTCGACTCCGCCGCTGCACGGCGCGCCGGGTTCGGGGGCGAACTCGGCCTGCTCGTAAACCTCAAGGAAGTCGGTGATCCGGTCGTCCTCGGCGGAGTCAACGGCGAGCTGGCTGCTCCACGCCGAGAGCACAACGGGCTCGGGCAGGTCGGGGTAAGGGCTGATGACCAGGTAGGACCCGTTCCGGTGCAGCGAGGTGAGCCGCTCCACCTCATCCGGCGGCAGGTCGGGCTGGTAGGTGATCCATACCGCGCCGTGCTCCTGGGCGTGGACGGCGTGCTCGGCCGGAACCGGGTCGGTGTAGACACCGCAGTTGAGCCATTGGGGATGGTGCTCGCCCCCGGCCGGCGGGGTCTGCGCGTAGTCGACCGGGTCCTCGGTGTGGGTGGCCTCGACCTCGAAGTACTGCACGCCCTCGATGTGCGTCACACCCTCAGGCCCACCGTGCTCGGCGGCGTCGTCGTGCGTCACACCCCCGGGCCCGCCGCGCTCGGCGGCGTCGTCGCTCCCGTTCAGCACGAAGAACATGATGACGCCCGCGGCCACGAGACCGAGCACGAGGACCACGCCGACGCTGATGAGGGTCACCACAAGCGCGGTGTTGGAGCGGCGCCGCGGCGGAGCCTGGTGCGGTCCCCATCCGCCGGGCTGGCCGGAGGTCTCAACGTTCAACTGGCACTCCCAGGGTGCGACCTTGCCGGACGCGCCACATTATGGCTCGAATGTGTCCGCACCACCTGCGTGCTAGCGACCGGAGCTGCGAAGCGCTCCGAGGCTACCACGGGAGCCCGCGCACGAACCTGGTCAGCTCGTCTTGCGGCGCTCGCGGACGGACTCGGCCAGGCCGGCCAGGACTTCCTCGGTGGTTTCCCAGCTCATGCACTTGTCGGTGATGCTCTGCCCGTAGGTGAGCTGAACCGGGTCGGTGAGTTTCTGCGCGCCCTCGGCCAGGTAGCTCTCCAGCATGACCCCGACGATGCTCCGCTGGCCCTCGGCGATCTGGGCCGCGATGGTCTCGGCCACGCCGGGCTGGCGTGTGTGGTCCTTGCCGCTGTTGGCGTGGCTGGCGTCGATCATCACCCGGCGCGGCAGGCCGGCGCCCTCGATGGTGTCCAGCGCGGCGTTCACACTCGCGGCGTCGTAGTTCGGCCCGGGGCGGCCGCCGCGCAGGATCACGTGGCAGTCGGGGTTGCCCTTCGTGACCACGACCGAGCCCGCGCCGGCCGGGTCGACCCCGAAGAAGGTGTGCGAGGCGGCGCCCGCCCCGCACGCGTCCACCGCCACCTGGACATCGCCGTCGGTGCCGTTCTTGAAGCCCACCGGCATGCTCAGGCCGCTGCTGAGCTGGCGGTGCACCTGGCTCTCCGTGGTGCGGGCACCGATGGCGCCCC includes the following:
- a CDS encoding FKBP-type peptidyl-prolyl cis-trans isomerase; translation: MMRRTLLAGITALPLVVSCSPDVPQVSGEFGDPPTIEAPSTTPDEAAHEVAIDGDGPKIDEGSLIAVQLLTHPVAESGELEDPIASSFEQDSETLLTHSEFTELFPEDDGPDGLRVGSRVVNVLPAGETDGRGGDGTSNSALISVMDIVDAYPSDAEVSGTPDEDLALDNGVDLSDPSSPAPQDGAQPPEQTRALPLVKGDGPEIPEQGQLVVQFRGLTWEDGTVFDTTWQGGQPPIALPLGQDAMIDAWDTALPGHTVGSRLLLLVPPEEGYGPEGNPDVGISPNESLIYVIDILGVH
- a CDS encoding DUF3105 domain-containing protein, which codes for MNVETSGQPGGWGPHQAPPRRRSNTALVVTLISVGVVLVLGLVAAGVIMFFVLNGSDDAAERGGPGGVTHDDAAEHGGPEGVTHIEGVQYFEVEATHTEDPVDYAQTPPAGGEHHPQWLNCGVYTDPVPAEHAVHAQEHGAVWITYQPDLPPDEVERLTSLHRNGSYLVISPYPDLPEPVVLSAWSSQLAVDSAEDDRITDFLEVYEQAEFAPEPGAPCSGGVDP
- a CDS encoding 3-deoxy-7-phosphoheptulonate synthase produces the protein MPSTNDTRVDSYKPLVAPQDILAELPMGPERGALVEDARTEVKRVLDGDDDRLLVVVGPCSVHDPESAIEYAERLRDLMPSVSADLRIVMRVYFEKPRTTLGWKGLINDPALDDSFDVHRGLRTARKLLLDIDSLGIPAGTEFLDPITPQYIADAVAWGAIGARTTESQVHRQLSSGLSMPVGFKNGTDGDVQVAVDACGAGAASHTFFGVDPAGAGSVVVTKGNPDCHVILRGGRPGPNYDAASVNAALDTIEGAGLPRRVMIDASHANSGKDHTRQPGVAETIAAQIAEGQRSIVGVMLESYLAEGAQKLTDPVQLTYGQSITDKCMSWETTEEVLAGLAESVRERRKTS